In one Pseudomonas fitomaticsae genomic region, the following are encoded:
- a CDS encoding methionine ABC transporter ATP-binding protein has protein sequence MTAAIQRRLDLPEPPALAQRTELHPELNRAHVRFVGLGKTYDGKQGPVAALQGIDLAIQRGEVFGIIGRSGAGKSSLIRTINRLEQPTSGRVLIDQVDIGEYDEDRLVALRRRIGMIFQHFNLMSAKTVWQNVELPLKVAGVPKQQREKKVRELLELVGLQAKHKAYPAQLSGGQKQRVGIARALVHDPDILLCDEATSALDPETTQSILGLLREINKRLGLTIVLITHEMAVIREICDRVVVLEHGRIVEQGPVWEVFGNPQHEVSQTLLAPLQHALPEELQSRLQAQPLSADAAVVLRLQFTGSQQDEPDLAALFAALGGRVKLLQGGVERIQGHALGQLLLAVAGSKLNAEELRQRASQWAQRTEVLGYVV, from the coding sequence ATGACGGCAGCCATCCAACGGCGACTGGATCTTCCAGAGCCACCCGCGCTTGCGCAACGCACCGAACTGCATCCCGAACTGAACCGCGCTCATGTGCGCTTCGTCGGTCTGGGCAAAACCTACGACGGCAAACAAGGCCCGGTCGCGGCGCTGCAAGGCATCGATCTGGCGATCCAGCGCGGTGAAGTGTTCGGCATCATCGGCCGCAGCGGCGCCGGCAAGTCGTCGCTGATCCGCACCATCAACCGCCTCGAACAACCGACCTCGGGCCGGGTGCTGATCGATCAGGTGGACATCGGCGAGTACGACGAGGATCGCCTCGTCGCCCTGCGTCGGCGGATCGGCATGATTTTTCAGCACTTCAATCTGATGTCGGCGAAAACGGTGTGGCAGAACGTCGAACTGCCGCTGAAGGTCGCCGGCGTCCCGAAACAACAGCGGGAGAAAAAGGTTCGCGAACTGCTGGAACTGGTGGGCCTGCAAGCCAAGCACAAGGCGTATCCGGCGCAGTTGTCCGGCGGGCAGAAACAACGTGTCGGCATCGCCCGTGCGCTGGTGCACGACCCGGATATTTTGTTGTGCGACGAAGCCACTTCGGCCCTCGATCCGGAAACCACTCAGTCGATCCTTGGCCTGCTGCGCGAGATCAACAAACGCCTGGGCCTGACCATCGTGCTGATCACTCACGAGATGGCGGTGATCCGGGAAATCTGCGACCGCGTCGTTGTGCTGGAACATGGCCGCATCGTCGAGCAAGGCCCGGTCTGGGAAGTGTTCGGCAACCCGCAGCACGAGGTCAGCCAGACGTTGCTCGCACCGTTGCAGCACGCTTTGCCCGAAGAATTGCAGAGCCGTTTGCAGGCACAGCCCTTGTCGGCGGACGCGGCCGTGGTGCTGCGTTTGCAGTTCACCGGCAGCCAGCAGGATGAACCGGATCTGGCCGCACTGTTCGCCGCGCTCGGTGGCCGGGTGAAATTGCTCCAGGGCGGCGTGGAACGGATTCAGGGCCACGCGCTCGGGCAACTGTTGCTGGCGGTGGCGGGTTCAAAGCTGAACGCCGAGGAATTGCGTCAGCGTGCCAGCCAGTGGGCACAACGCACGGAGGTGTTGGGTTATGTGGTTTGA
- a CDS encoding MetQ/NlpA family ABC transporter substrate-binding protein gives MTKKRLSPPVKALALAFGLFSSAVFAADAPLKIGTTAAFAIPLEAAVEEASKQGLKVELVEFTDWIAPNVSLAAGDIDVNYFQHIPFLENAKAASGFDLVPFAPGIINNVGLYSKKYKSFDELPEGASVAIANDPINSGRGLQLLAKAGLITLKPGVGYKATEDDIVANPKKIKILQVEAVQLVRAYDDADLVQGYPAYIRLAKTFDAGSALLFDGLDHKEYVIQFVIQPKSKTDPRLIKFVDIYQHSPAVRAALDKAHGKLYQAGWES, from the coding sequence ATGACCAAGAAACGCCTGTCCCCCCCAGTCAAAGCACTGGCCCTGGCCTTCGGCCTGTTCAGCTCGGCGGTGTTCGCCGCCGATGCTCCGTTGAAAATCGGCACTACCGCCGCCTTCGCGATTCCGCTGGAAGCCGCCGTCGAAGAAGCCTCCAAACAAGGCCTGAAAGTCGAGCTGGTGGAGTTCACCGACTGGATCGCACCGAACGTCAGCCTCGCCGCCGGTGACATCGACGTGAACTACTTCCAGCACATCCCGTTCCTGGAAAACGCCAAGGCCGCCTCCGGTTTTGACCTGGTGCCGTTCGCTCCAGGCATCATCAACAACGTCGGCCTGTACTCGAAAAAATACAAAAGCTTCGACGAGTTGCCTGAGGGCGCCAGCGTCGCCATCGCCAACGACCCGATCAACAGCGGACGCGGTCTGCAACTGCTGGCCAAGGCCGGTCTGATCACCCTGAAACCGGGCGTCGGCTACAAGGCCACTGAAGACGACATCGTCGCCAACCCGAAGAAGATCAAGATCCTGCAAGTCGAAGCCGTGCAACTGGTGCGCGCCTACGATGACGCCGATCTGGTCCAGGGCTACCCGGCCTACATCCGTCTGGCGAAGACCTTTGATGCCGGCTCCGCGCTGCTGTTCGACGGCCTCGATCACAAGGAATACGTGATTCAGTTCGTGATCCAGCCAAAGAGCAAAACCGACCCGCGCCTGATCAAGTTCGTCGACATCTATCAGCATTCACCGGCTGTTCGCGCCGCACTGGATAAGGCCCACGGCAAGCTGTACCAGGCCGGTTGGGAAAGCTGA